The Streptomyces sp. NBC_00224 genome contains the following window.
CTGCGGGTGCTGGGCGGGCGGGGTGTAGTCGGCGGTGTTGTACGCGGGGTCGAAGCCCTGCCACTCGTAGGCGCGGTCGGCCGCGATCGGCAGCGACGGGTCGACGGCGGGGTTGCGGACCGGGTTCTTGCCGCTGTTGTAGTACGCGGCGGTGCGGGAGTCCGCGTAGAACCAGTTGAAGGCGTAGTCGACGTGCTGGGCGGCCTGCTGGAAGGTGGCCGCGTCCTTGACGTAGGTGGGGTCGTTGAACATCTGGAAGCCGATGATCGAGTCGGCCTCGTGGCGGTAGGTCGAGCGCAGTGCGGTGTACGCGATCCGCTTGCCGCCGACCGTGGCGCGGGCGGTCACGATGCCGTAGTTGGTGCGCCAGACCTGCATCCGGTAGGAGCCGGCGGCCGTGTTGTCGGCGGTGGTCGGCTTCCAGGCGTTGGTCTTCTCCAGCTTCTCCATCGGGGTGCAGACACCCCGGTAGAGGTAGTGGGCCGCGTCCTGGCAGAGCTCGACGGAGTAGGTGTCGGTGATGTCCTGCCCGGCGGAGGTGGCCGACCAGGCGTAGTCCTGGCCCCGGCCGAGCTGGACGTACATGCCGACGCCCGCGAAGGAGGCGCCCCGGGCGCTGATGCCCGGGCCCTGGATCTCCTGGAGCATCAGCAGCTGTGGCGCGAAGTAGCCGGTCTGCGGTCCGAAGACGGCGACCGGGTTGCCGCTCGCGGTGCGGCTGCCGGAGACGAGCAGTGCGTTGGACATCCCGCGTGGCTTGCCGATGTCGAAGCCGGGCAGCGCGCCGTTGTTGAAGATGCCCTTGAGCGACTTGAGTTGCTCGGGCACCCGCACCTCGGCCCTGGCCTTGGTGACGGCCGAGCCGGTGCGGTCGTAGACGAGCTGTTCGGGCACGACCGTGCCGGCGTCGGGCATCGCGGTGCCCTGCGCGTTCGCGGGCTTGGTGGCGTACGGGAAGCTGGTGCCGTCGTGGACGGTGAGGGCCGCCTCGGGGTCGTTGCGCTCGCGGAACGACTCCCAGACCTTGGTGCCCTCGGTGACGCCGTACTTGGCCTGGGCGGCCTGCAGCGAGAGCGCGGCCTGCACCTCGCCGCCACCGCCCCCGCCGAAGAGCCCGCCGACGACGGAGGCGAGCGCGATCAGGTCGGTGACCTTGAACGGCTGGATCTCCCCCACGTTGGTGATGGCGTCGATCTTGCCGGTGAGGACGTACTCGCCGGGGAAGTACCGGCCGTCCTTGGACTGCTTGGCGTAGGCGTTGATGCCGTCCACGTACGCCTGCGCGTCGGTCATCGCCTGCTCGCCGCGCGGGCCGTTGGCGGAGCGGATCCGGTCGACCTGGGCCTGGAGGTCGGCCTCGGTGTACGGGGCCTGCGGCCAGAACTCCTGCTCCAGGCCCTGGTTGGCGAGCGCGCCGCCCGCGAACGAGGTGAGCTCGCCGCGCCCGATGTGCCGGAACAGGTCCATCAGCCACAGCCGGTCCTGCCCGGCCGCGAACCCGGCGCCGAACTCCGTTCCGTAGCGGGTGGTGCCCTTGATGTGCGGGACGCCGGTCGCCTTGTCCCGGGTGATGGTGACGTCGGGGCGCGGGGAGCTGGTGGAGGCGACCTGGCCGCTGGGCACCCCGAAGGAGGCGTCGTTGAAGAAGGAGTTGAGCTTGTCGTCGGTGAGCGAGGACTGGCCGGCGACCAGCGCGTCGTACTTGCCGAGCTGGTCGTCGCTGTGCGCGGGATGGGTGCCGAAGGCCTTGTTGCCGAGGATCTCGACGAGGGTGGCGTTGCCGTTCTCGCCGGGCGGCAGGATGTCGCCGCAGCGCCCAAGGCAGTAGTCGCTGTTGGGTGGTTCGGCGGCGCCGGCCTGGCTGAGCGGGGCGAGCAAAGCGGCCGAGAGGGCGATCACGGTGGCGGCGGTGGCGGTTCTGAGCCGTGCGGTGGGTCGTCGCATGCGTGCTCCTTGTGAGGACCGATGCGGCGGACGTTACTGAGGGGTACCGCCGGAGGGAAGATGAACACACGTCACCTTTCCCGAACGTGCGTGACCTTTCCGGAATCACCACAGGGCGACATCACCACAGGGCGACGGAGGCGGGGCGCCCGGAGCACGCGGGGGGCGTGCGACGGTATCCGGTCAGCGCTGCCTGATGGGGCCCATCGGATTTTCGATGGAGCCGGATCGGGTAGCCGTACGTCCATTCCTCGACGCCGAGCATTCGCCGAAGTACGAGTGACGGAGGTGGCAGGGCCATGGCTGGTTTCCGCAGCCTTGCGAGACAGGTGCGCGACCCAGGGAACGATCTCGCACTGCGCCGGTATTCGCTGCGCAAGTGCCTTGAACGGTTCGCCCCTTATGGACACCGGGCGACCTGGGACCATCTGTGTGCGGGGCACGGCATCGGGCCGGAGGACCGGGCGCCCGATCCGGCGCGGCTGGTGGCCGCGCTCGACGAGCTGGAGGCGGCGCGGGCCGTCTGGCTCGGATACGAAGCGGAGTTCGCGGCCCGCAGGAAGCGTGAGAAGCACGCCGGCCTGCGCAACCCCGGCTCCTTCGACGACTGGCACCGGCGGACCTGGGGCGGTTTCGGGGTCGCCTGGTGCGACGACCCGTCGGTGCATCCGACGCGGCCGCTGGCCGAGGTGCTCGGCCGGATCATCGCGGCCCTGCGGACGGTGCCGGGCGCGGGTTGCCCGGTGTGCGACGGGCAGGCGCTGGTGTGGCAGCGGGACCTGGCCCACGATCCGTGGTGCGGCCCGGTCTGCACGGGCTGCGGAATCCTGGTGCCGCAGCCGGTGCTGACCGCCGAGGCACTGGTGCGCGCCAAGTCGGTACGGCGCGGAGCGCTGGCATCGGTGGCCTGAGACACGCGGGGGCGGAGGCGGCCACGGGCCGCACGGGGGCCGCCCCCGCGATGTCAGGACGCCCGCTTCCCGTACGGCCGACTCCCGTACGCCCACTTCCCGTACGGCCAGCTTCCGTACGGCTAACAGGCCTCGCACGCGGCGGCGTCGGGCGCGACCTGCTTCTTCTTGCGCTCGGGCAGCAGTCGCGAGCCGGTGAGGCGTTCGCCGGAGATGTCGTCCGGGTTGGACAGGACACAGGTCTCCAGCGACAGACACCCGCAGCCGATGCAGTCCGTCAGATGGTTGCGCAGCCGGTTCAGCTGCTTGATGCGCTCGTCGAGTTCGGAGCGCCAGGTCTCGGAGAGCCGCGCCCAGTCCTCGCGGGTCGGGGTGCGCTCCTCGGGGAGTTCGGAGAGGGCGTCCCGGATCGTGGCGAGCGGGATGCCCACGCGCTGGGCGGCCCGCACGAAGGCGACCCGGCGCAGCACGTCGCGGCTGTAGCGGCGCTGGTTGCCCGAGGTGCGGCGGCTGCTGATCAGACCCTTGGACTCGTAGAAGTGCAGGGCGGACACGGCGGCCCCGCTACGGGCGGACAGCTGACCGACCGTGAGCTCATGGACCTTCTCTGGAATCTGCGGCACTCCTCGAACCCTACTGCTCGGCTGTGATCGCCGTTGACAGCGGGCACCGCCCCCAGCATGCTGAGCAAGCGCTTGGACAGTGGAGGCGCAAAGGCAGCTGAAGCATGCGAGAGAGGCAGGAACCGGGCATGGCAGAGCCGAGGATCTTCACCTCCGCCGACGAGCTGAAGGCCGGAGTGGGCGAGCCGCTCGGGTACAGCGACTGGCTGGAGATCGACCAGCACCGCATCGACCTGTTCGCCGACGCCACCGGGGACCACCAGTGGATCCACGTCGACCCGGCCCGCGCCGCGGCCGGCCCGTTCGGCACGACAATCGCGCACGGCTATCTGACGCTCTCCCTTCTCCCGGCCCTGGTACCGCAGGTGTTGCGCGTCGAGGGCATGAAGATGGGCATCAACTACGGCACGGAGAAGGTCCGTTTCCCCGCCCCGGTCCCGGTCGGCTCCCGTCTGCGCGCCACCGCCGTCCTGACGGACGTGGCGGAGGCGGGCGGCGGGGTACAGGTGACCGCGAAGGTCACGGTGGAGCGCGAGGGCGGCGAGAAGCCGGTGTGCGTGGCGGAGTCCGTGTCCCGGTACTTCTTCTGAGCGGACCCGCGGGCCGCTACTTCCGCTGCGCCCCGACCATCCGCAGCACCAGGTCCGCGTAGAGCGCGCCGACCTCGTCCGGGGTGCGGCGGCCCTCGGTGTTGAACCAGCGGGCCACGTCGATGCAGAGCGACAGCACCGCGAGGGTGGTGCCGGGGACGTCCGGGACGTCGAACTCGCCCGTCGCCACGCCCTCGTTGAGGATGCGCCGCACGGCGGCGTCGCTGCGGCGGCGCAGGCCCACGATCTCGGTGCGGTGCTCGGCGCCGAGCGCGTCGAGCTCGTACTGGACCACTCGGGCGGTCATGTGGTGCCCGGCGTGCCACCGTACGAAGGAGCGCACCGCGCCGTCGAGCCGGTCGGCGGCGGTGCCCGGAGCGTCCGCCGCCGTCTCCAGGATCTCCAGGGCCTTGTCGTGGCCGATCCGGCTGATCCGGTGAAGCAGCTCTTCCTTGGTCTTGTAGTGGATGTAGAGCGCGGCCGGGCTCATTCCGGCGCGGCCCGCGATGTCACGGGTCGTCGTGGCGTGGTAGCCGCGCTCCGCGAAGGCCTCCACGGCGGCGACGAGCAGCCTCCGGGCGGCCTCGGGCGTGACCTCGCCCCACGGCTTGTCCTCGCCGCCCACCGTCTGCTCAGCCGCGTCCATCGCCTGCCCCTTCCTTCGGACGAACACCATACCCCGAAGGTGAGCAAGCGCTTAGAGCGTGCGGCTACAGCTTCTGGAACGGGTCGTGCTCGGCGAGCAGCTTCTCCAGGCGGGCCTGGTCGACCCGGCTGACGATCTGCCCGGCCTCCTGGCGGTCGCGGACCACCTTGGCGAGCGTGAAGGCGGAGGTGACGAGGTAGAGGACGGCTATCCCGAGGAAGGCGCGCACCCAGGCGTCGGCCTGGAGCCGGGTGATGCCGATGGCCGTGGCCCCGATGGCGATGGCGAAGGACGCGACGGCCTGCCCGTAGTACGCGGCCGTGTTCTGCTGCTTGACCGGTGTCTCACTCATGCGCACAGGATGCGACGGGTGTGGCCGGGGCCACATCCGCTCACGTACTCAGGGCGTACTCAGAACACCGGGACTCAGAACGCCGAGACCCCGGTCTCCGCCCGGCCGATGATCAGCTTCTGGATCTGGCTGGTGCCCTCGTAGAGCGTCATCACGCGCGCGTCGCGGAGCAGCTTGCCGACCGGGTACTCGTCGATGTAGCCGTAACCCCCGTACACCTGAAGAGCGTTGTTGGCCGCGCGCACGGCGGCCTCGGAGGCGAACAGCTTCGCCTTGGAGGCGGCGGTGGCGAACTCCTCGCCCCGGTCGATGAGATCGGCGACCCGCCAGGTCAGCAGCCGGGCCGCGTCCACGTCCACGGAGATGTCGCTGATCAGCTCCTGGACCAGCTGGTAGTGCGCGATGGTCCGGCCGAACTGCTCGCGCTGCCCGGCGTACGCGACCGCCGCGTCCAGGGCCGCTTGCGCGATGCCGACGCAGCCCGCCGCCACCGACATCCGCCCCTTGGCCAGCGCGGACATCGCGATCGAGAAGCCTTTGCCCTCCGGCCCGAGCAGCGCGCCGGAAGGGACGCGCACGTCCTGGAGGACCACCTCGGCGGTCGCCTGGCCGCGCAGGCCGAGCTTGCCGTGGATGGGGCGGCGGCTGAGACCGGGGGTGTCGGCCGGCACCAGGAAGGCGGAGACGCCGCGGTGTCCGGGGGTGTCGTTGGTGCGGGCGAAGAGCAGCACCACATCGGCCCAGGTGCCGTTGGTGATGAACATCTTGGAGCCGTTGATGACGTAGTCGTCGCCGTCGCGGACCGCCCGGGTGGCGAGGTTCCCGGCGTCGGAGCCGGTGCCGGGCTCGGTCAGGCCGAAGCAGCCGAGCGCCTCGCCGGAGGTCAGGCGCGGCAGCCAGGCCCGCTTCTGCTCCTCGCTGCCCCAGTGCGCGAGGGTCTTGGCGACGAGGCCGAGCGAGACGGAGACGATGCCGCGCACCGACGAGTCGCCGCGCCCCAGCTCCTCGGTCACCAGGCAGTACGCGAGGTGGTCGCCGCCGGAGCCGCCGTACTCCTCCGGGATGGTGAGCCCGAGGAAGCCGAGCGCGCCCAGCTTCTTCACGATCGACCTGTCGACGC
Protein-coding sequences here:
- the soxR gene encoding redox-sensitive transcriptional activator SoxR, with protein sequence MPQIPEKVHELTVGQLSARSGAAVSALHFYESKGLISSRRTSGNQRRYSRDVLRRVAFVRAAQRVGIPLATIRDALSELPEERTPTREDWARLSETWRSELDERIKQLNRLRNHLTDCIGCGCLSLETCVLSNPDDISGERLTGSRLLPERKKKQVAPDAAACEAC
- a CDS encoding YiaA/YiaB family inner membrane protein, whose protein sequence is MSETPVKQQNTAAYYGQAVASFAIAIGATAIGITRLQADAWVRAFLGIAVLYLVTSAFTLAKVVRDRQEAGQIVSRVDQARLEKLLAEHDPFQKL
- a CDS encoding penicillin acylase family protein; its protein translation is MRRPTARLRTATAATVIALSAALLAPLSQAGAAEPPNSDYCLGRCGDILPPGENGNATLVEILGNKAFGTHPAHSDDQLGKYDALVAGQSSLTDDKLNSFFNDASFGVPSGQVASTSSPRPDVTITRDKATGVPHIKGTTRYGTEFGAGFAAGQDRLWLMDLFRHIGRGELTSFAGGALANQGLEQEFWPQAPYTEADLQAQVDRIRSANGPRGEQAMTDAQAYVDGINAYAKQSKDGRYFPGEYVLTGKIDAITNVGEIQPFKVTDLIALASVVGGLFGGGGGGEVQAALSLQAAQAKYGVTEGTKVWESFRERNDPEAALTVHDGTSFPYATKPANAQGTAMPDAGTVVPEQLVYDRTGSAVTKARAEVRVPEQLKSLKGIFNNGALPGFDIGKPRGMSNALLVSGSRTASGNPVAVFGPQTGYFAPQLLMLQEIQGPGISARGASFAGVGMYVQLGRGQDYAWSATSAGQDITDTYSVELCQDAAHYLYRGVCTPMEKLEKTNAWKPTTADNTAAGSYRMQVWRTNYGIVTARATVGGKRIAYTALRSTYRHEADSIIGFQMFNDPTYVKDAATFQQAAQHVDYAFNWFYADSRTAAYYNSGKNPVRNPAVDPSLPIAADRAYEWQGFDPAYNTADYTPPAQHPQSVGQDYYISWNNKQAKDYTAAGFGNGSVHRGNLLDDRVKALVAQGGVTRAALTRAMAQAAVTDLRGEDVLPELLKVIRSAPVTDPQLATAVQQLESWKADGTQRRETAQGSHTYTHPEAVRLMDAWWPLMIEAEFRPGLGDGLYSALTSNLSTDEAPSAGHGPTGAHAGSAFQYGWWSYADKDLRTVLGEPVQGPLARAYCGGGQLSACRDVLLATLGQAAAKTPAQVYPGDGGCAAGNQWCADSIVQRPLGGISQNSINWQNRPTYQQVVEFASHR
- a CDS encoding TetR/AcrR family transcriptional regulator — its product is MDAAEQTVGGEDKPWGEVTPEAARRLLVAAVEAFAERGYHATTTRDIAGRAGMSPAALYIHYKTKEELLHRISRIGHDKALEILETAADAPGTAADRLDGAVRSFVRWHAGHHMTARVVQYELDALGAEHRTEIVGLRRRSDAAVRRILNEGVATGEFDVPDVPGTTLAVLSLCIDVARWFNTEGRRTPDEVGALYADLVLRMVGAQRK
- a CDS encoding acyl-CoA dehydrogenase family protein, coding for MNLELSEEQAAVRRLAEDFTAREVVPYAAAWDRAESVDRSIVKKLGALGFLGLTIPEEYGGSGGDHLAYCLVTEELGRGDSSVRGIVSVSLGLVAKTLAHWGSEEQKRAWLPRLTSGEALGCFGLTEPGTGSDAGNLATRAVRDGDDYVINGSKMFITNGTWADVVLLFARTNDTPGHRGVSAFLVPADTPGLSRRPIHGKLGLRGQATAEVVLQDVRVPSGALLGPEGKGFSIAMSALAKGRMSVAAGCVGIAQAALDAAVAYAGQREQFGRTIAHYQLVQELISDISVDVDAARLLTWRVADLIDRGEEFATAASKAKLFASEAAVRAANNALQVYGGYGYIDEYPVGKLLRDARVMTLYEGTSQIQKLIIGRAETGVSAF
- a CDS encoding MaoC family dehydratase, whose translation is MAEPRIFTSADELKAGVGEPLGYSDWLEIDQHRIDLFADATGDHQWIHVDPARAAAGPFGTTIAHGYLTLSLLPALVPQVLRVEGMKMGINYGTEKVRFPAPVPVGSRLRATAVLTDVAEAGGGVQVTAKVTVEREGGEKPVCVAESVSRYFF